The Macadamia integrifolia cultivar HAES 741 chromosome 4, SCU_Mint_v3, whole genome shotgun sequence genome contains the following window.
TCTCACCAATGGTTAGAAACATGTTTATACATGATATATACATACTTATACATCAATAGTGCATTTTTACTTGCAGAAAGATAGATGGacggaagaagaggaaaagattATAATTGAGGAGCATGCAAAATTAGGAAATAAGTGGTCTGAAATTGCAAAGAAATTGGATGGGAGAACAGACAATTCAATAAAGAACCATTGGAattctaccaaaagaaagcaatcATCAAAACATAATAAAGCTAGTTCTCTCCTAAAAGATTATATTAATAGCTTGACAGAAACATCAaacattgaagaagatgaaaataatGCATGCATCGACACCAACATACAAACTGGTTATTTTGATATGTTGATGTCTCCTGAAAATTATAATCTTCAGTCTTTGTTTGAAGAGACAAGTTTCGAGATGGAAAGGCCATTGGATATAACTGATGCACTGTGAAAGGAAGATGGAGAATGAAGGACTTGTCGGAGATGATGAATATAGTCAAGTGTTATATCTAAACGATGCTTCGTTTTCATGCAGACTAAGAAATATATGTTCATATGTATTTTAAACCTATTAGGGGTTTTAAAGAAATGATTCTAGAATGGTcctttttgggggaaaaaaaagagaagaagaagttatATTAGtgtgaagaaaagaagaataagaggtaGAAGCTAGATAGATATTGTCTTAGAAGTGAAGTCATAGTATGGTTTGGTATTCCTATGGGGATGTAGAAtgataaaattgaaattgttggCTTTGTTAGTAACATTATGAAATTTGTCTCTCAAATTCTCTATGGAAAGTTTCGTGTAATTGTTTTTTCTAAACATTATATTTCGATGTATTATAATTAACTATGGGAAAAAAGTTTCCCTAAACCCATGGAGGACAGCTCATCCACCATCTTAAGGTTTACAAATCCCTATAGGGTTTTGATACCTTCCCAAAATATCCATTGGATAGCACCCCCCGCCACATCTCAAGTCCCGCAATGAATGGATATCGACACATGAAAATTCAGTCCTTAAGCTTGTGACACTCGAAGACACCAACCCCACCGCCTAAGATTAAAATATCTAGTGATGATGGACGCATTCATCACTGCCCTTTTCTCCCTTTGACAGTACTAAGAAGGGAGTAGCTTAATAGTCACAGGGCTCACAACTCTCTTGTAACTCCAACCGTTTGATAGACAAAAAAATCAATGGCTATGAATCATCAACTGGAATGAATGACACTCCCTCCCCCTATAAATTACTAAGATGGAAACAAAGACAGCACACATCTCCAAAACCACTCTAAttgttttctttggtttttttttgctctctcatcaaatctctctctcatggaGTTCACTACCCAATATAGAGATGATCTCACTTTCCAGTCGACAATTTTTCCTGAAAACTATATGAAATCAGGATTCAGAAACGAGTTTCCTTTATATGCTTCTTCATCTAAAGGATATCTCCAAGATTTTCACCAAATCGATCAGTTTCATGTTGATGGCTTAtcatcaaatttgaaattcGGGATCAGTTCTCCCTATTTCAATCAGTTTGAAACTCTAGCAAATAGATCTTCTTCGAGTTTCAATATCTTCAATCCCATGCCCCTTGTAGAAGGTGGTGCCATGGTGAACTTTCATAATAGGGCATTCATGAATTTTTCCCCTAGAATTGCGTCCGAGGCCTTGATTTCCCAAGATAGGAGCTCGTCTTTGAATTTTCAAGATCTAGAGTCATCTAGCTTGGCATTTTCATGCATTCCTATAGAAAATAGGCTTTGTAGGAAGATAGACATGATTAGAAAAAATACTCCGAGCACAAGCACAAGCACAAGCACAAGCACAGCCCAAAAGAAGGCTAATCTGATCAAAGGGCAGTGGACCACAGAAGAAGacaggtaaaagaaaaaaaaaaaaatcttccttctttcctcctttcttcttcaagagcAAGCATTGATCACAAATTTCCTTCTGTGTAGGCTTTTAGTACGCTTGGTGGATGAGTATGGGGTGAAAAATTGGTCTCATATTGCTCAAAATTTTAACGGAAGAATAGGAAAACAATGCAGGGAAAGATGGCACAATCATCTAAGGCTAGACATCagggttcttcttcttactCTTCCTCTTTGCTTTCCTGCACATCCATGCGTTTTTCAGTACATATAATCATATCCATAcatgtatatatacatatacattcATTACCAACACACTGTACACTGCTACATgcaaattagtttttttttttgtatcacGCACTATAAAATATACTTATCAGAGTCATCAATCGTTCATCTATATGTGTCAATTCTTTATTGATAATTACGCAATTAAAGCGTATAAGTCCAAAATTGGTAGTTTTACACCATGTACTTTCATCTCACTCAATGGATATAGAAACATGTTTATACATTGATAAtgtacatacatacatacatacataaatAATACATCATAAACGTATTTTTTACGTAATTTTTAATTGCAGAAAGGTGCATGGACGGAGGAGGAAGATAAGATTATAATTGAAGAGCATGCAAAAGTAGGTAACAAATGGGCCGATATCTCGAAGAAGCTTGAGGGGAGGACAGAAAATGCAATTAAGAACCATTGGAACGCTACTAAAAGGAGGCAACTAACAAAACGAAAATATCGATGTTCAGATCCTAGAAAATCAGGTTCTAGTTCTCTTCTGCAAGATTACATCCTCAGCTTAACTCAAACTTCAAATGTTGCAGATAATGGAAGTAACCAAGGGATCAATTCCAATTATGATATTAGCAATCGCCCAGATATTTATTTAGATAGGATGATGTTTCCTGAGGAGAAGAGTCTTGAATCCAtgtttgatgaatttcctccaggCACATCAACAAGTTTGGAGATGGAAACTCCATTGGTTATGGATTTGCCTCTGCAGGGTGAGATGAAGAGAGAGTTGGACTTACTGGAGATGCTCTCTGAGCACATTGGTTCTAAATGAAGCAGCGAGAAGAATAAGGAAATAAATTATACaatagaatttattttttttggggggggggggggggtagactgtctttctttgttttggttttgtttggaGTGAGGATTGAACTGAATCTGTAAGCTTTGTCAGTAATGTTATGACATTTGTTAGAAATTCTCTGTGAAACTTTGGCGTTTTCTAGCCGTTATGCTTTGGCCcgttttaacttttaagttgATTACAGCCTTGTTCGACCGCAGGTTGATTGGATCAAATGgagtaaacatttttttttttttttattactttcaaaCCTTTTAAGTGTAATGATTCTTTTTTCAGTAGGAGTCTAATGATTCAAAATGCGATGAAGTATTTTTCCGAGTAATATTGAAGGGTGTAAAATAAGATAtcactttgaaaaaaaaatttgaaaatgagtCCCATGTAGGCATTGtttctaagaaaaatgaaagagtgGGCAAAccttatttttaaactattttttaagACAAGGATTTTAACAATAAAAATTGCTATATTAAAAAATTTGGAACAACTTTAAAGCCTATCTAGTGACAAATATGTCATTAGTTCGTTTAAGATTcattttatcaaattattaatATTCTGATTAAAGATCGATATCTAACCAACTGTTTATAAATGAGATAATAAGGACCAACTAAAATGGGACAGTCACAGTATGAAGTCTTGAAGTGGAGAAGATCGATAGATATGACAATTGACACTCCCTAACATACTATGTTCAAGGGAtctcttcatcatcattatccACACCTCTAGGAAGACAAAATAAGATGCCTACAAAAAGCGTAAAATTTAAGGGTCGCAATGCCTAAATATAAACGAGGTAATCTAAATTAGAAAGCATATCAATACACGTGATgggatttgattgaattaaattaTGAGATTTCACGTGTTTAGAACCACCACATCGGCCTCCATGTGgcaccaaggaaaaaaaaaaggtggattAAAATCCTCTCTAATGACACCAGAGGCCCAATGTGCATTCGCTGGTTGGGAGGACATGAGGATACGCATCCATGTGTTGGGGTGACTGCTTGAGTCCTCCCGACTATTAAATGCACATTGAGCCTCCACTACCATTAGAGAGGATCCGACTCCTAATAAAGTGGGGGCGTGGTGATGGACTTCCTACTTGTGCACAAAAGTCATCTTGCCTTTCAAGATTTATAAGGGGCAAACATTATAGGACATGGTTTTTGGTCAGTCTATACGACCAATCCAGGTCAATATTGACacatacaaataaaaatatgcca
Protein-coding sequences here:
- the LOC122077301 gene encoding transcription repressor MYB4-like, translated to MEFTTQYRDDLTFQSTIFPENYMKSGFRNEFPLYASSSKGYLQDFHQIDQFHVDGLSSNLKFGISSPYFNQFETLANRSSSSFNIFNPMPLVEGGAMVNFHNRAFMNFSPRIASEALISQDRSSSLNFQDLESSSLAFSCIPIENRLCRKIDMIRKNTPSTSTSTSTSTAQKKANLIKGQWTTEEDRLLVRLVDEYGVKNWSHIAQNFNGRIGKQCRERWHNHLRLDIRKGAWTEEEDKIIIEEHAKVGNKWADISKKLEGRTENAIKNHWNATKRRQLTKRKYRCSDPRKSGSSSLLQDYILSLTQTSNVADNGSNQGINSNYDISNRPDIYLDRMMFPEEKSLESMFDEFPPGTSTSLEMETPLVMDLPLQGEMKRELDLLEMLSEHIGSK